The proteins below come from a single Candida albicans SC5314 chromosome 7, complete sequence genomic window:
- a CDS encoding uncharacterized protein (Ortholog of S. cerevisiae : YNL011C, C. glabrata CBS138 : CAGL0H03619g, C. dubliniensis CD36 : Cd36_71090, C. parapsilosis CDC317 : CPAR2_300420 and Candida tenuis NRRL Y-1498 : CANTEDRAFT_111980): MPSKITILSGGTATNQLVPLFKRLSPNNNISYILPISDNGGSTSEIIRVIGGPAIGDIRSRLTRLIPSHQESLRKLLSFRLSSDAKVAKQQWNEIVEGTHELWIGINSSTKEIFRAFFVHLHVELLKRSRHQISNKNKQFRYEMANVGNLFLTGARLFIGSLDSAIELFCKLTDIDPSIEVLPCINTNFTYHISAILENGLIITGQSQISHPSDNHEKYPPPIHKTRPPTPSEVTHKSDYFDHAHMPAMEKLHLNVPINEVELSKRSSIGSFVSSGSDSDEEEAGNVPQYTHPELKKSQLHFSKSDNIEPLLSPIKRIFYVSPYGEEICPTAHGKVASTIANTDALIYSIGSLMTSIVPIIILKGIGKAILQNECKRKILLLNGCLDRETFGMTASDFIRVIVSSAEYSINSHANGLAAKYEWNRFITHLVYMEDSSIDVDVDYLTSKGVTCVKVAKVEGTNYFDLKSLENVLDEII, translated from the coding sequence ATGCCCAGTAAGATCACCATTTTATCAGGAGGAACAGCAACTAATCAATTAGTTCCTCTATTCAAACGGTTATCTcctaacaacaacatatCATATATATTGCCAATCCTGGATAATGGCGGTTCAACTTCAGAGATTATTCGTGTTATTGGCGGACCAGCCATCGGGGATATAAGATCAAGATTAACGAGATTAATTCCCTCGCACCAAGAATCATTGCGCAAATTGTTAAGTTTCCGATTATCTTCGGATGCCAAAGTTGCCAAGCAACAGTGGAATGAAATCGTAGAGGGAACCCATGAGTTATGGATTGGcattaattcttcaactaaagaaatatttcgagcattttttgttcatttgCATGTGGAATTGTTAAAAAGGTCAAGACACCAAATATCAAACAAGAATAAACAGTTTCGATATGAAATGGCCAATGTGggcaatttgtttttaacaGGCGCCCgattatttattggatCATTAGATTCtgcaattgaattattttgtaaattgaCTGATATCGATCCGTCGATTGAAGTCCTACCATGTATTAATACAAATTTTACATATCATATTAGTGCTATTTTGGAAAACGGGCTTATTATAACAGGTCAATCACAAATTTCACATCCTTCTGATAACCACGAAAAATATCCACCTCCAATCCATAAAACCAGACCACCTACTCCATCAGAGGTAACCCACAAAAGTGATTACTTTGATCACGCACATATGCCTGCTATGGAAAAACTACATTTGAATGTCCCAATAAATGAAGTAGAATTAAGCAAGAGATCAAGCATAGgttcttttgtttcttctgGTTCAGATAGTGATGAAGAGGAAGCAGGGAATGTACCACAGTACACCCACcctgaattgaaaaaatcacagctacatttttcaaaactggACAATATCGAACCGTTGCTATCTCCAATCAAAAGGATATTCTACGTATCACCCTATGGTGAAGAAATATGTCCAACTGCCCACGGAAAAGTAGCATCTACAATTGCCAATACAGATGCATTAATCTATTCAATTGGTTCTTTAATGACCAGCATTGTTccaattataattttaaaaggTATTGGTAAGGCTATTCTACAAAATGAATGTAAACGCAAGATTTTGCTTTTAAATGGGTGTCTTGATAGAGAAACTTTTGGCATGACTGCATCAGATTTTATAAGAGTTATTGTTCTGCTGGCTGAGTATTCAATAAACAGTCATGCTAATGGACTTGCTGCTAAATATGAATGGAATAGATTCATCACACATTTGGTATACATGGAGGATTCCAGCATTGACGTCGATGTTGATTATCTTACTTCAAAGGGTGTCACTTGTGTTAAGGTTGCAAAAGTTGAAGGCACAAactattttgatttgaaaagttTAGAAAATGTATTAGATGAAATTATATAA